Proteins encoded together in one Campylobacter peloridis LMG 23910 window:
- a CDS encoding energy transducer TonB — translation MTKFINNHKNQSFFITSFLFSFILFSLVYSKNFLHIKHTNIKEDQFNLAITHFLHQAMPTPPSNTNEKIDKKQIEKEQKITNKQQKNTKKEKLLEKPLQKEVSIEKNQEIINTKQPTLQENIAPQEESISLNNNNNELLKEVKLAIDKALIYPRQAKKMRISGEIFLEFTWTKEKELKNLKIITPSKYKILNESALKTIQIASKNFPQYEKTFHIKIPIIYKIH, via the coding sequence ATGACTAAATTTATAAATAACCATAAAAATCAATCTTTTTTTATTACATCTTTTTTATTTTCTTTTATATTGTTTTCATTGGTTTATTCTAAAAATTTTTTACATATAAAACATACTAATATTAAAGAAGATCAGTTTAATCTAGCAATAACACATTTTTTACATCAAGCTATGCCAACTCCACCAAGTAACACAAATGAAAAAATAGACAAAAAGCAAATTGAAAAAGAACAAAAAATCACAAACAAACAGCAAAAAAATACCAAAAAAGAAAAACTTTTAGAAAAACCACTTCAAAAAGAAGTCAGCATCGAAAAAAATCAAGAAATTATAAACACAAAACAACCAACACTACAAGAAAATATTGCACCGCAAGAAGAAAGTATTTCACTAAATAATAACAATAATGAACTTTTAAAAGAAGTAAAACTAGCTATAGATAAAGCTTTAATTTATCCTAGACAAGCTAAAAAAATGCGTATAAGCGGGGAAATTTTTTTAGAATTTACATGGACAAAAGAAAAGGAATTAAAAAATTTAAAAATTATCACACCATCAAAATATAAAATTTTAAATGAAAGTGCTCTAAAAACCATACAAATTGCTTCAAAAAATTTCCCTCAATATGAAAAAACATTTCATATAAAAATACCTATAATTTACAAAATCCACTAA
- a CDS encoding filamentous hemagglutinin N-terminal domain-containing protein gives MVVFSPRGGGSNNFDLTPSKKLTNHILLSSIVASLLFSPLAAISPNALPSGGKFTHGTSGSININGNNMHITGTTSNKNHIIQWGGGFNIGKDAQVNFTTNKHNYLNIAHGTNKSTIAGILNAKDNNVFLINPNGVIITKTGNINANRFVASTSSMSNEDMNKFAKLNENQAGNFSPVFKPQKAGSVVNMGNINANDVLLIGHKVDIQGGKLGNTSSKTHLVGNYVYIDADSVKLNSNNINVTAIKDGYIQRQMINFAKDNYKFGNNVNINNTNYTETDGETHHGSSNFKKALTIGNMGNEKANAIEWWHFAKGWNENLNETRSIDEFRLVGNIDFDNKPMDPVAYDYKNAFNKTFDGNGYTLSNLLINTNKDYGIGLFGVVRKANIGNLNINTINFDYTNGIPSHIGTIANSITDSSFYNINISNIGDLLATGGNAIAVGGFAGMIWSGSFKNISIKNIKSMKVYSDEKDLYTAWIGGFAGTTGIPGYESGKPQAEPSFFENITISGIGNNVYAILVNGEYYRSHASIGGFIGAKYDDSYIKNVSIFFDKNYQVNAEGFVSHHIGKLYGYNVSGYLEFDNVHIYHHENDLANAIADKNYWGNTNDKIQIHTYTDKTQANAYKDFLSRVNIINSDVILTSDDLHQDIIQGIIDSIRNEKYTIDIKNLYSLIQAFKGLNKDSNENEIKTIVKTHLGIKDDDKALSIAQSISFLLHYNEINFNNKLDKTALELYNNQIKPNVFNTLEIITYLDTNKNNIIAQLQQYESIKNDFKIKEQAYFKAQAEFNKLLDLVNKGKLNYNDPKFTQAFDNWTKAYNAYNSLSNDIGELNSKVNQYTQYINTTLGYKQFAFVKFDNIIKTDLTKPILPDIDNSLGGDKQPVFEQTASLNLIGDNAIEEEEEKKEIEETALTQRARTCIVSDNFKTMNPCVVESY, from the coding sequence ATGGTAGTATTTTCTCCACGGGGGGGGGGATCGAATAATTTTGATTTAACTCCTTCTAAAAAACTAACTAATCACATCTTACTTTCAAGTATAGTTGCTTCATTGCTTTTCTCACCTTTAGCAGCAATTAGTCCTAATGCCTTACCAAGTGGTGGTAAATTTACTCATGGCACAAGTGGTAGTATAAATATAAATGGTAATAATATGCATATTACTGGAACTACTTCAAATAAAAATCATATTATCCAATGGGGTGGTGGTTTTAATATAGGCAAAGACGCACAAGTAAATTTTACTACGAATAAACATAATTATCTAAACATAGCTCATGGAACAAATAAATCTACCATAGCAGGTATATTAAACGCAAAAGATAATAATGTATTTTTAATCAATCCTAATGGAGTAATCATTACTAAAACAGGTAATATCAATGCTAATCGCTTTGTAGCTTCTACTTCATCGATGAGTAATGAGGATATGAATAAATTTGCAAAGCTAAATGAAAATCAAGCTGGAAATTTCTCTCCTGTATTTAAACCACAAAAAGCAGGTAGCGTAGTAAATATGGGTAATATCAATGCAAACGATGTATTGCTTATAGGACATAAGGTAGATATACAAGGTGGTAAATTAGGCAATACTAGTTCCAAAACACACTTAGTAGGCAATTATGTATATATAGACGCAGATAGTGTTAAATTAAATTCTAATAACATCAATGTAACAGCTATAAAAGATGGCTATATACAAAGACAAATGATAAATTTTGCAAAAGATAATTATAAATTTGGTAATAATGTGAATATAAATAATACAAATTATACAGAAACTGATGGTGAAACACATCATGGAAGTTCTAATTTCAAAAAAGCTCTAACCATAGGCAATATGGGTAATGAAAAAGCTAATGCTATAGAATGGTGGCATTTTGCTAAAGGTTGGAATGAAAATTTAAATGAAACTAGAAGTATAGATGAATTTAGGTTAGTGGGTAATATCGATTTTGATAATAAACCAATGGATCCGGTAGCATATGATTATAAAAATGCTTTTAATAAAACTTTTGATGGAAATGGTTATACATTGAGTAATTTACTAATTAATACTAATAAGGATTATGGAATTGGTTTGTTTGGAGTTGTAAGAAAAGCTAATATAGGAAATTTAAATATAAATACAATAAATTTTGATTATACAAATGGAATTCCTAGTCATATAGGAACCATAGCAAATTCAATTACTGATTCTAGTTTTTATAATATAAATATCTCAAATATTGGCGATTTGTTAGCTACTGGTGGGAATGCTATAGCTGTTGGTGGATTTGCAGGAATGATATGGTCTGGTAGTTTTAAAAATATAAGTATAAAAAATATAAAAAGTATGAAGGTATATAGTGATGAAAAAGATTTGTATACAGCTTGGATTGGTGGTTTTGCAGGTACAACAGGTATACCTGGCTATGAAAGTGGTAAACCACAAGCTGAGCCTAGTTTTTTTGAAAATATAACAATAAGTGGTATAGGAAATAATGTTTATGCAATACTTGTTAATGGTGAATATTATAGAAGTCATGCCAGTATTGGTGGATTTATTGGTGCAAAATATGATGATAGTTATATAAAAAATGTATCTATATTTTTTGATAAAAATTATCAAGTAAATGCTGAAGGATTTGTTTCTCATCATATTGGTAAATTATATGGTTACAATGTATCTGGTTATTTAGAATTTGATAATGTCCACATCTACCACCATGAAAATGATTTAGCCAATGCAATAGCTGATAAAAACTATTGGGGAAATACTAATGATAAAATTCAAATTCACACTTACACAGATAAAACCCAAGCAAATGCATATAAAGACTTTTTGTCTAGAGTAAATATAATTAATAGCGATGTTATCTTAACAAGTGATGATTTACATCAAGATATCATACAAGGTATTATCGATAGTATAAGAAATGAAAAATATACTATTGATATTAAAAACTTATATAGTTTAATACAAGCTTTTAAAGGATTAAACAAAGATTCTAATGAAAATGAAATTAAAACTATAGTAAAAACACATTTGGGTATAAAAGATGATGATAAAGCTTTAAGTATAGCTCAAAGTATTAGCTTTTTATTGCATTATAATGAAATTAATTTTAACAACAAACTAGACAAAACAGCATTAGAGCTTTACAATAATCAAATCAAACCTAATGTTTTTAATACTTTAGAAATCATTACTTATTTAGATACCAATAAAAACAATATCATAGCACAGCTACAACAATATGAAAGCATAAAAAATGATTTTAAAATTAAAGAACAAGCTTATTTTAAAGCCCAAGCTGAATTTAATAAACTTTTAGATTTAGTCAATAAAGGTAAGCTAAATTATAATGATCCTAAATTTACTCAAGCATTTGATAATTGGACTAAAGCATATAATGCTTATAATAGCTTATCTAATGATATAGGTGAGTTAAATTCTAAAGTAAATCAATACACTCAATATATCAATACAACATTAGGATATAAACAATTTGCTTTTGTTAAATTTGATAATATCATTAAAACAGATTTAACCAAACCTATTCTTCCTGATATAGATAATTCTTTAGGTGGTGATAAACAACCTGTATTTGAACAAACTGCTTCACTTAATTTAATAGGCGATAATGCCATAGAAGAAGAGGAAGAAAAAAAAGAAATAGAAGAAACAGCACTAACTCAAAGAGCTAGAACTTGTATAGTAAGTGATAATTTTAAAACTATGAATCCTTGCGTGGTAGAAAGTTATTAA
- the exbB gene encoding TonB-system energizer ExbB, with amino-acid sequence MEFLKTYIDLIIFIVLGIMAFLAFYCTIERILFFRKINFNDYKKQENFDDAISENLTMIYIIYTNAPYVGLLGTVVGIMITFYDMGLSGDIDVKSIVIGLSLALKATALGILVAIPSLMAYNGLLRKISLLSNSYRIFKDNNA; translated from the coding sequence ATGGAATTTTTAAAAACTTATATTGACTTAATCATTTTCATAGTTTTGGGAATTATGGCTTTTTTAGCTTTTTATTGCACTATAGAGCGTATTTTGTTTTTTAGAAAAATAAATTTTAATGATTATAAAAAACAAGAAAATTTTGATGATGCTATTAGTGAAAATCTAACAATGATTTACATAATCTACACAAACGCACCTTATGTAGGACTTTTAGGAACAGTGGTTGGAATTATGATAACATTTTATGATATGGGTTTAAGCGGAGATATTGATGTAAAATCAATAGTAATTGGATTATCCTTAGCTCTAAAAGCCACTGCTTTAGGAATATTAGTTGCTATTCCATCTTTAATGGCTTATAATGGATTACTTAGAAAAATATCTCTTTTGAGTAACTCATATCGTATTTTTAAGGATAATAATGCTTAA
- the exbD gene encoding TonB system transport protein ExbD, translating to MLKLPKNEGLNIIPFIDIMLVLLAIVLSISTFIAHGKIQIDLPKSEISNNINENKDKLSILIDKNNNFFINDKLNSLEEIAIKINNTDSKTLIELKSDKNAKFESFIQIIEILKRKNHENFQIITERKR from the coding sequence ATGCTTAAACTTCCAAAAAATGAAGGTTTAAACATCATACCTTTTATAGATATAATGTTAGTTTTACTAGCCATTGTTTTAAGTATATCTACTTTTATAGCACATGGAAAAATACAAATTGATTTACCAAAAAGTGAAATTTCAAATAATATAAACGAAAACAAAGATAAATTAAGCATCTTAATCGATAAAAATAATAATTTTTTCATAAATGATAAATTAAATTCTTTAGAAGAAATCGCTATAAAAATCAACAATACAGATTCAAAAACACTAATAGAATTAAAAAGTGATAAAAATGCTAAATTCGAAAGTTTTATCCAAATAATTGAAATTTTAAAAAGAAAAAATCATGAAAATTTTCAAATCATAACAGAGCGCAAAAGATGA
- a CDS encoding DUF411 domain-containing protein, whose amino-acid sequence MKKVFFALCFSSLVLLANSKSIDVYESPTCGCCDLWADYMKTKGYKVNVYKTNDFLKIKEEYKIQDMYQSCHTGIIDGYAIEGHVPEDAVAWLLENKPKDVIGISAPGMPQGSPGMEQGYEEEYPVILMLKNGDYKIYAFYKGHQKI is encoded by the coding sequence ATGAAAAAAGTATTTTTTGCATTATGTTTTAGCTCTTTAGTGTTATTAGCAAATAGTAAAAGTATTGATGTTTATGAAAGTCCAACATGTGGATGTTGTGATTTATGGGCTGATTATATGAAAACAAAAGGATATAAAGTTAATGTTTATAAAACTAATGATTTTTTAAAAATTAAAGAAGAATATAAAATTCAAGATATGTATCAAAGTTGTCATACGGGTATAATTGATGGTTATGCTATAGAAGGCCATGTTCCTGAAGATGCGGTTGCTTGGCTTTTAGAAAATAAACCAAAAGATGTTATAGGAATTTCAGCACCTGGTATGCCTCAAGGTAGTCCTGGAATGGAACAAGGATATGAAGAAGAGTATCCTGTTATATTAATGCTAAAAAATGGTGATTATAAAATCTATGCTTTTTATAAAGGACATCAAAAAATTTAA